In one Halorubrum sp. CBA1229 genomic region, the following are encoded:
- a CDS encoding type II toxin-antitoxin system death-on-curing family toxin produces the protein MTDGFVYPSVELILDLHDQIVAEGDTTEPGVRSEPAIASAIQYSSEGFFGEVPETIHDKAIHLMRLLVADHPFVDGNKRTALRTVAVFHMLNGYTFDYGDEIRALLHRFATDEAAVDTDTAVIYFRACARHN, from the coding sequence GTGACTGACGGGTTCGTGTATCCCTCTGTCGAACTTATTCTGGATCTCCACGACCAGATCGTGGCAGAAGGCGACACCACGGAACCAGGAGTTCGGTCAGAACCTGCAATTGCCTCCGCGATTCAGTATAGCTCCGAGGGGTTCTTCGGGGAGGTGCCCGAGACGATCCATGACAAAGCGATCCATCTGATGCGACTGCTCGTTGCGGATCATCCATTTGTCGACGGAAACAAGCGAACAGCGCTCCGGACGGTGGCCGTTTTCCATATGCTGAACGGATACACGTTCGACTACGGTGATGAAATTCGGGCTCTCTTGCACCGCTTCGCAACCGACGAAGCCGCGGTCGATACAGACACTGCAGTCATCTACTTCCGGGCCTGTGCTCGCCACAACTGA
- a CDS encoding helix-turn-helix domain-containing protein, which translates to MSSDAIDIETFENADDDAFAAQNDTERIVVFLDEHDDRAWKAATIAERLELETDTVSAILSRLKERGLVRHKRPYWAITTDTDRLRAAYQLHQRHAAADDQYGDEELEELRTDEMEKVQ; encoded by the coding sequence ATGTCAAGCGATGCCATCGATATCGAGACGTTTGAGAACGCCGACGACGATGCGTTTGCAGCACAGAACGACACAGAGCGGATCGTGGTGTTTCTTGACGAACACGATGATCGGGCGTGGAAGGCAGCGACGATTGCCGAGCGACTTGAGTTGGAGACTGATACCGTGAGCGCGATTTTGTCCCGGCTGAAAGAGCGCGGGCTTGTCCGGCACAAGCGTCCTTACTGGGCGATCACAACTGACACGGATCGACTTCGAGCCGCCTACCAACTGCACCAGCGGCATGCGGCCGCAGACGACCAGTACGGCGATGAGGAACTCGAAGAACTGCGGACGGACGAGATGGAGAAGGTGCAGTGA
- a CDS encoding PemK-like protein, producing MTEFAELERGDIVWGTDPLSKKGRPLLILGAPNLPAHGVQLITVLISTKTYHEDSLMLRDEDYDGEPLGKRSHVLPWSIVTLNNTPEVEYYMTAISNKRVEDVAERSISYIAG from the coding sequence GTGACCGAGTTTGCTGAACTCGAGCGTGGCGACATCGTCTGGGGAACAGATCCACTCTCCAAGAAGGGGCGCCCGCTGCTCATCTTAGGGGCACCGAACCTGCCTGCACACGGCGTACAGCTTATCACCGTTCTCATTTCGACAAAAACATATCATGAGGATTCACTCATGCTGCGCGATGAGGACTACGACGGTGAGCCACTCGGAAAACGGAGCCATGTCCTGCCGTGGTCAATTGTCACGCTCAACAATACGCCAGAAGTCGAGTACTATATGACAGCAATCAGCAATAAGCGCGTCGAAGACGTCGCTGAACGATCGATCAGTTATATTGCTGGGTGA
- a CDS encoding helix-turn-helix domain-containing protein, which translates to MSRTSHHADGDIVQDFLSVADLLEEPQLAQLYAYLAREGEATVQNVIDDLELAQGTAYSYVNRLVDAGIVDVTDNEQPRRYAAREIGLTVTTAAGDREYTITPALIDAVGRRETNADIDTYIDRHGVAGLATALTYATARERGEVTHRLMAEDLDISPLATEMILQALRPVVHEHCEIDADVRHDTEEGTNR; encoded by the coding sequence GTGTCACGCACCTCACACCACGCCGACGGCGATATCGTCCAGGACTTCCTCTCGGTCGCTGACCTCCTCGAGGAGCCACAGCTGGCACAGCTGTACGCGTACCTCGCCCGGGAGGGGGAAGCAACCGTTCAGAACGTGATAGACGACCTCGAGCTCGCACAGGGGACTGCTTACAGCTATGTCAATCGGCTCGTCGACGCCGGCATCGTCGACGTCACCGACAACGAGCAGCCCCGGCGATACGCCGCCCGGGAGATCGGCCTCACTGTAACGACGGCCGCCGGCGACCGCGAGTACACGATCACGCCGGCGCTCATCGACGCCGTCGGCCGCCGCGAGACGAACGCCGACATCGATACCTACATCGACCGCCACGGCGTGGCTGGCCTCGCGACGGCGCTCACCTACGCGACCGCCCGCGAACGCGGCGAGGTGACCCACCGGCTGATGGCGGAGGATCTGGACATCTCGCCGCTGGCTACGGAGATGATCCTCCAAGCGCTCCGGCCCGTCGTCCACGAACACTGTGAGATCGATGCAGACGTACGTCATGATACAGAAGAGGGTACGAACAGATGA
- a CDS encoding DNA-binding protein, whose translation MRRNHARTEPVSVDAQALNEATADPVEEEPMRPTVEMATQATVDANHPDAGRHGLSLAAEEKAIAREAEKARTRERWDRRQTADREARTRQVAAAGSRKRRDAFAKRRAAVDPWADPNRADPREALAQDALARVNAAARRIATTREGWTAAAVSRQIAMQVADGREMTAAVVRTAEQVQTAPGTVIPIDAVADVDRGTVSIAGEWVDDWEPTSSAISQVGLLADETGQIKVTIWRKSDQPRIDEGERVRISNAKTSWYEGRVSVALTRRSRVGFPERDRWWDR comes from the coding sequence ATGCGTCGGAACCACGCTCGAACAGAACCGGTTTCGGTCGATGCACAGGCGCTCAACGAGGCGACAGCGGACCCCGTCGAGGAGGAACCGATGCGCCCCACGGTCGAGATGGCGACGCAGGCGACGGTGGATGCGAACCATCCGGATGCGGGCCGGCACGGATTGTCACTCGCAGCCGAAGAGAAGGCGATAGCGCGTGAGGCTGAAAAGGCGCGCACTCGAGAGCGGTGGGATCGCCGACAGACGGCCGATCGGGAAGCCCGGACACGACAGGTCGCAGCAGCGGGCAGTCGGAAGCGGCGTGATGCGTTCGCCAAGCGGCGCGCAGCCGTGGACCCGTGGGCGGATCCGAACCGTGCAGATCCCCGCGAGGCACTCGCTCAGGACGCACTCGCGCGGGTGAATGCGGCGGCGCGGCGAATCGCCACGACCCGGGAGGGGTGGACGGCCGCGGCGGTGAGCAGACAGATCGCCATGCAGGTCGCTGACGGACGCGAGATGACAGCAGCGGTGGTGCGGACCGCCGAGCAGGTGCAAACGGCGCCCGGAACCGTCATTCCAATCGACGCAGTCGCCGACGTCGATCGCGGCACGGTGAGCATCGCCGGCGAGTGGGTCGATGACTGGGAGCCCACAAGCTCGGCCATCAGCCAAGTCGGATTGCTCGCCGATGAGACGGGGCAGATCAAAGTGACCATCTGGCGGAAATCGGACCAGCCACGCATCGATGAAGGTGAGCGTGTCCGCATCTCCAACGCGAAGACGAGCTGGTACGAGGGCCGCGTGTCGGTGGCGCTGACGCGGCGCTCTCGGGTCGGATTCCCCGAGCGCGACCGGTGGTGGGACAGGTAG
- a CDS encoding ABC transporter substrate-binding protein, producing MAVHLSLGCTDSDIMRPLLNDAVEPDGVELTTIANRPSKRHRRFFEHPVYDICEISLASYLSSRTVSNDYEFTALPVFPYRKFRHSFVYKRADSDMTDLGDLAGKNVATQSWQTTATVWIRGIAREQYGLDLEDVTWYRRKEDDVGLGVPDRFDVNVLPGEKEGDAARRAPVRQALLEGELDAAMDPSGSLFSEVAQSDNLDFLFDDPLGEEQRYFQETGIHPIMHVIVIRDEILDKHPWVALSVYEALCDARDQCLDRKRSPSADLSSTWSHLHDLEQQRIMGPPESVWEYGLTEKTRTELNTFVDYAHNQGVIPHEYDLDDLFVDATLDL from the coding sequence ATGGCTGTTCACCTCTCGCTCGGATGTACGGATAGTGACATTATGCGACCGTTGCTGAACGATGCTGTCGAACCCGATGGCGTGGAGTTGACCACTATTGCGAATCGCCCATCGAAGCGTCACCGCCGGTTCTTCGAGCACCCGGTGTACGATATCTGTGAGATATCGCTGGCGTCGTATCTCTCTTCGCGGACGGTCAGCAACGACTACGAATTCACCGCGCTTCCCGTCTTCCCGTATCGGAAGTTTCGCCACTCGTTCGTGTACAAGCGGGCCGACTCCGACATGACCGATCTCGGTGATCTGGCCGGCAAGAATGTCGCCACTCAGTCATGGCAGACGACTGCGACCGTCTGGATTCGTGGGATTGCCCGAGAGCAGTACGGCCTTGATCTAGAGGATGTCACGTGGTACCGGCGAAAAGAAGACGACGTGGGTCTGGGTGTGCCGGATCGCTTTGATGTCAACGTCCTTCCGGGTGAAAAGGAGGGTGATGCTGCCCGGCGCGCGCCCGTGCGGCAAGCCCTACTTGAGGGAGAGTTAGATGCCGCGATGGACCCCTCCGGATCCCTCTTCAGTGAGGTAGCGCAATCTGACAATCTTGATTTCCTCTTCGATGATCCGTTAGGAGAAGAACAGCGATATTTCCAAGAAACTGGCATCCATCCGATCATGCACGTGATTGTCATTCGAGACGAGATTCTGGACAAACATCCGTGGGTCGCACTCAGCGTCTACGAAGCACTGTGTGACGCGCGCGATCAGTGTCTTGACCGCAAGCGCAGTCCGAGTGCGGACCTGTCATCGACATGGTCTCACCTCCACGATCTTGAACAGCAGCGCATCATGGGCCCTCCGGAGTCTGTGTGGGAGTACGGCCTCACGGAAAAGACGAGAACAGAACTGAACACGTTCGTGGACTACGCACACAATCAAGGAGTGATTCCTCACGAATACGATCTGGATGACCTGTTCGTCGACGCGACGCTTGACCTCTAA
- a CDS encoding ABC transporter ATP-binding protein, with protein sequence MTDPKLRIEGLTKRFGNETAVTDLSTSVASGDFHSILGPSGCGKTTTLRCVAGLEQPDSGRIYIDDELVSAPDQGVHVKPKHRGIGMVFQEYAVWPHLTVAENVAFPLEVRDIGDSDHRRERVREMLALVGLEDRLDDLATNLSGGQQQRVAISRALVTEPAILLFDEPLSHLDAKLRREMRVEIEQICTELDITTLYVTHDQDEAMYLSDRISLMRGGSLVEENDPVSLHTAPKTLFGMNFMGQCNVLTGEVASVEADSVTVATSTAGVRAPRESFVGQPREGQTVQVCFRPKYCTFDGDSAVTFSGEVDSVSQTGDFVEYEVTLEEDTVRVRLLEYDSVDPGDCVDIAVDSGQVRMYATPESEEAPEPGCESLSAGRPGSS encoded by the coding sequence ATGACCGACCCGAAGCTCCGCATCGAGGGGCTGACAAAACGGTTCGGCAACGAGACTGCAGTCACCGATCTGTCGACGTCGGTCGCGAGCGGCGATTTCCACTCTATCCTCGGCCCGTCTGGCTGTGGGAAGACGACGACGCTCCGGTGTGTGGCGGGACTGGAACAACCAGACAGCGGGCGGATCTACATCGACGACGAACTGGTGTCAGCGCCCGACCAGGGCGTCCACGTAAAACCGAAACACAGGGGGATCGGGATGGTGTTTCAAGAGTATGCTGTCTGGCCCCACCTTACGGTCGCGGAGAACGTCGCCTTCCCGCTGGAGGTCAGAGATATCGGCGACAGCGACCACAGACGCGAGCGGGTCCGCGAGATGCTTGCACTCGTGGGTCTCGAGGACCGGCTCGACGACCTCGCGACGAACCTCAGCGGCGGCCAGCAACAGCGGGTCGCCATCTCCAGAGCGCTCGTGACCGAACCGGCGATACTGCTGTTCGACGAGCCCCTCTCGCACCTCGACGCCAAATTACGCCGCGAGATGCGCGTCGAGATTGAGCAGATCTGTACGGAACTGGACATTACGACGCTGTACGTCACCCACGATCAGGACGAGGCGATGTACCTCTCCGACAGGATTTCGCTCATGCGTGGCGGCTCCCTCGTCGAAGAGAACGACCCCGTATCGCTGCACACCGCGCCCAAGACGCTCTTCGGGATGAACTTCATGGGCCAGTGTAACGTCCTGACGGGTGAGGTCGCGTCGGTCGAGGCCGACAGCGTGACCGTCGCCACCTCTACCGCCGGCGTCAGGGCCCCCCGTGAGAGCTTTGTGGGCCAGCCCCGCGAGGGGCAGACGGTCCAGGTCTGTTTCCGACCCAAGTACTGTACGTTCGACGGCGACAGCGCCGTGACGTTCTCCGGTGAGGTGGACAGCGTGTCGCAGACGGGGGATTTCGTTGAGTACGAGGTCACACTCGAGGAGGACACGGTGCGGGTACGCCTGCTTGAATACGATTCCGTCGACCCCGGCGATTGCGTCGATATCGCCGTCGACAGCGGACAGGTCCGGATGTACGCGACCCCGGAGAGCGAGGAAGCGCCAGAGCCGGGGTGCGAAAGCCTCAGTGCCGGCCGGCCGGGGTCGTCATAA
- a CDS encoding iron ABC transporter permease, translated as MTRQLPNVLFRWGVLSVLLVIIGCPIAFFIWGSFWTTAPGLGGTATLRGYQELFSPQVYSTLGNTVAVAVSGTAIALVLGVGGVVVTTKTDIVGRRLIAPAFLVQYFLPSYILALSWQFYAGPKGPVNQVLLALPMFDAPPVDIFSVWGIALVSGSHYAGIVYLLTKGAIESVPASLEEAAEISGAGLLMTLRKITLPLASPSLLIATVIVFTRLLQSFGTPLILGIRGGVFVLATQMYLALRGYPYDFTFAAALGMILLLIAVFGVAAQRRLSGAREKYETIAGQGNVTTAEYDLGRYGHVLSAVFLALIVFLYLLPVVTLVASSFQQTFLGFDLEHVEWTLENYLHFFVGSSAETFRLALKNTLLLSGVGGVVGMVLAALVSYIVIKTESVVGDVLDFLTFVPIVIPGLVLSTAYLWFFLNFNVFGLYGTIWLVMIAFTAKFIVYGVRASNSSFRSIGQELEDAANIAGAGLFGTFKRVFIPLLKPGLVSGYLLLFIDYMKSLSIPLLLGAGNAEVIQVLMWRRIANGNAEQSAAIATIIVALILVVYVGTYLLTDVAVTDI; from the coding sequence GTGACCCGCCAGCTACCGAACGTGCTGTTCCGGTGGGGCGTGCTGTCGGTGTTGCTGGTGATCATCGGCTGTCCGATCGCCTTTTTCATCTGGGGATCGTTCTGGACGACCGCCCCCGGCCTCGGTGGCACAGCTACGCTGCGCGGATACCAGGAACTGTTTTCGCCCCAGGTGTACAGCACGCTCGGGAACACGGTCGCGGTCGCCGTCTCGGGCACAGCGATCGCGCTCGTGCTCGGCGTCGGAGGCGTTGTCGTGACGACGAAAACCGATATTGTTGGGAGACGCCTCATCGCGCCTGCCTTCCTCGTGCAGTACTTCCTGCCGTCGTACATCCTGGCGCTCTCCTGGCAGTTCTACGCCGGTCCGAAGGGCCCGGTCAATCAGGTTCTCCTGGCGCTGCCGATGTTCGACGCCCCGCCAGTCGACATCTTCAGTGTGTGGGGTATTGCACTGGTGTCGGGGTCACACTACGCCGGTATCGTCTATCTGCTCACGAAAGGGGCTATCGAGTCAGTGCCCGCGTCATTAGAGGAGGCGGCAGAGATCTCCGGTGCAGGGCTTCTGATGACGCTACGGAAGATCACGCTCCCGCTGGCGAGTCCGTCACTGCTCATCGCGACTGTGATCGTGTTTACCCGCCTCCTCCAGTCGTTCGGGACACCGCTCATCCTCGGTATCCGCGGCGGCGTCTTCGTCCTCGCGACGCAGATGTATCTGGCCCTGCGGGGCTACCCCTACGACTTTACGTTCGCCGCCGCCCTCGGGATGATCCTCCTCCTTATCGCTGTGTTCGGCGTCGCCGCTCAACGCCGCCTCTCGGGCGCCCGCGAAAAATACGAGACGATTGCCGGCCAGGGCAACGTCACCACTGCCGAGTATGACCTCGGCCGCTACGGCCACGTGCTGTCGGCCGTGTTTCTCGCCCTGATCGTCTTTCTCTACTTGCTCCCGGTGGTGACTCTCGTCGCCTCTTCGTTCCAGCAGACGTTCCTTGGGTTCGACCTCGAACACGTCGAGTGGACGCTCGAAAACTACCTGCACTTTTTTGTCGGCAGCTCCGCCGAGACGTTCCGACTCGCTTTGAAAAATACGCTGCTCCTCAGCGGGGTCGGTGGGGTCGTCGGGATGGTGCTGGCGGCGCTGGTCTCGTATATCGTCATCAAAACGGAGTCGGTCGTCGGTGACGTACTCGACTTCCTCACGTTCGTTCCGATCGTCATCCCGGGGCTCGTCCTCTCAACAGCGTACCTGTGGTTTTTCCTGAATTTCAACGTCTTCGGCCTGTACGGGACGATCTGGCTCGTGATGATCGCCTTTACCGCGAAGTTCATCGTTTACGGCGTCCGGGCGTCGAACTCCTCGTTTCGGTCGATCGGGCAGGAACTCGAAGACGCCGCGAACATCGCCGGCGCGGGCCTGTTTGGAACATTCAAGCGGGTGTTCATTCCGCTCCTCAAGCCCGGCTTGGTCTCGGGATATCTGTTGCTCTTTATCGACTACATGAAGAGTCTCTCTATCCCGTTGTTACTCGGTGCCGGGAACGCCGAGGTAATCCAGGTGCTCATGTGGCGTCGCATCGCCAACGGGAACGCCGAGCAGTCGGCAGCGATCGCCACGATCATCGTCGCGCTGATCCTCGTCGTCTACGTGGGGACGTACCTCCTCACGGACGTCGCCGTCACAGACATATAG
- a CDS encoding extracellular solute-binding protein, with protein MVSKRERDGAHAESAAGKVTSQGRRRMLKTVASVGVGVGVAGCSGGGDASATTSGGIQAGEVEQLKELSAEEWRKTVSRQAEKELKEENLQFYAVSKNPKFIEGIRDHDYEGVYEPLTNSINVVKQSGDTLTQRYQREVQADKRNIDVTDLSNIDALIKAGVPFGDLTHIPAYQDLPEDVKIHPQFGIKNQVVYGLSYNTEMVSAPPQSWDELMADRFDDGTIVLDWTPKTIMMPVMLDIKGESWLQDLADQNPTLIKSTYGVPKQVAQGNYGVGYLANYKHPLKFKREGLPTEPVWSREASTPTVAPMGMAAKPQHPWASYLFLDKYFQWTDMQVLVEGAVAADRSAAKPSKLLELVEGKTIPAFFQFENSIESYETTYQNAIGAPTN; from the coding sequence ATGGTTTCCAAACGTGAACGGGACGGTGCGCACGCAGAGAGCGCGGCGGGCAAAGTGACCAGCCAGGGACGCCGCAGGATGCTGAAGACGGTCGCAAGCGTCGGTGTCGGGGTCGGCGTGGCCGGCTGTTCCGGGGGTGGCGATGCTTCGGCGACCACCAGCGGCGGGATCCAAGCAGGCGAGGTTGAGCAACTGAAAGAGCTGTCGGCCGAAGAGTGGCGCAAGACGGTCTCACGACAGGCCGAGAAGGAACTGAAAGAGGAGAACCTACAGTTCTACGCGGTAAGCAAGAATCCGAAATTCATCGAGGGGATTCGCGACCACGACTACGAGGGCGTCTACGAACCGCTGACCAACAGCATTAATGTGGTCAAACAGTCGGGTGACACGCTGACTCAGCGCTACCAGCGCGAGGTCCAAGCCGACAAGCGCAATATCGACGTCACCGACCTCAGCAACATCGACGCGCTGATCAAAGCCGGCGTCCCCTTCGGGGACTTGACCCACATCCCGGCCTACCAAGACCTGCCCGAGGACGTCAAGATCCACCCGCAGTTCGGGATCAAAAACCAGGTCGTCTACGGGCTCTCGTACAACACCGAAATGGTGTCGGCCCCGCCCCAGTCGTGGGACGAACTCATGGCCGACCGATTCGACGACGGCACCATCGTCCTCGACTGGACGCCGAAGACGATCATGATGCCGGTCATGCTTGACATCAAAGGCGAGAGCTGGTTACAGGATCTCGCCGACCAGAATCCGACGCTCATCAAATCGACGTACGGCGTCCCCAAGCAGGTCGCACAGGGCAACTACGGCGTGGGCTACCTGGCCAACTACAAACACCCCCTCAAGTTCAAGCGCGAAGGGCTCCCAACCGAACCGGTCTGGAGCCGCGAGGCGTCGACGCCGACGGTTGCTCCCATGGGAATGGCCGCCAAACCCCAGCATCCATGGGCGTCGTACCTCTTCCTCGACAAGTACTTCCAGTGGACGGATATGCAAGTGCTGGTTGAGGGTGCCGTCGCGGCCGACCGGTCGGCGGCAAAACCTTCCAAGCTACTCGAGTTGGTCGAAGGGAAGACGATACCGGCGTTTTTCCAGTTTGAGAACTCCATCGAGAGCTACGAGACGACCTACCAGAACGCCATCGGTGCCCCGACGAACTGA
- a CDS encoding TROVE domain-containing protein, producing the protein MEFNTPKQTVAEATRTTNYEGGEAFEPADPRLALYKRTINQLLEGSFYESDDEQLAAVVHRFDAAADDDPVFVLKLAAYARQELYLRDIPQVLLVLAANDDRFKDESDESVIREWAPAIIQRMDETATALAVHDQLFGGTAPWPLRRGVEDALVEMADAYTLSKYDLSRREVTLYDVFNRVHPTPVDDEQETLFERFMYGDLDDYPDVDSLPAPNTWETVISERGNTRDAWELLIEDDEYTLPIFASIRNLRNMLEAGVPEDTVVDHLDLEAVRHAPLYPFRYYQAYTALQDADVQAPTVEQWLEEAIDVAVETVPNGFGDTFVAVDLSGSMDHPLSANSTLRLKEVGALFGAILADQGAEVGGFGDDFQTVPMHVDEPVLQRQAAVLAIDDDVGNSTNGWKAIKHLHDSGDTVERIVVFTDMQIWDSTPFTARDTQTIKDAFDAYRDEVAADTALYLVDLAAYGDLVTPEGYENVYNISGWSENVLSFIEHAENPTQVIDEIETFEPS; encoded by the coding sequence ATGGAATTCAACACGCCAAAGCAAACGGTCGCGGAGGCAACGCGGACCACCAACTACGAAGGTGGGGAAGCGTTCGAGCCTGCCGACCCTCGACTGGCATTGTACAAGCGCACGATTAATCAGCTGCTGGAAGGGTCGTTCTATGAGTCCGATGACGAGCAGTTGGCTGCTGTCGTTCACCGGTTCGACGCCGCCGCAGACGACGACCCGGTGTTCGTCCTGAAGCTCGCGGCCTACGCGCGGCAAGAGCTCTACTTACGGGACATCCCACAAGTACTGCTCGTGCTGGCAGCCAACGACGACCGGTTCAAAGATGAGTCCGATGAGTCGGTCATCCGCGAGTGGGCACCGGCGATCATCCAGCGGATGGACGAAACAGCGACCGCGCTGGCTGTCCACGATCAGCTGTTCGGCGGAACTGCGCCGTGGCCGCTTCGACGCGGGGTCGAGGACGCGCTCGTTGAGATGGCTGACGCCTACACGCTGAGCAAGTACGACCTATCGCGGCGTGAGGTGACGCTGTACGACGTCTTCAACCGCGTTCATCCCACGCCCGTCGACGACGAACAGGAAACGCTCTTCGAGCGGTTCATGTACGGCGACCTCGACGACTATCCCGACGTCGACTCGTTGCCAGCGCCGAACACGTGGGAGACGGTCATTTCTGAACGTGGCAACACCCGAGACGCCTGGGAACTGCTCATCGAGGACGACGAGTACACGCTACCCATCTTCGCGTCGATCCGGAACCTCCGGAATATGCTCGAAGCCGGCGTTCCGGAGGACACCGTCGTGGATCACCTCGACCTGGAGGCCGTCCGACACGCGCCGCTGTACCCGTTCCGGTACTACCAGGCCTACACCGCGCTGCAAGACGCGGATGTCCAGGCACCGACGGTCGAGCAGTGGCTCGAAGAGGCAATTGATGTCGCAGTCGAGACGGTGCCCAACGGATTCGGCGATACCTTCGTCGCGGTCGACCTGTCGGGATCGATGGATCATCCACTGTCCGCGAACAGCACGCTCCGATTGAAGGAGGTCGGTGCGTTGTTCGGTGCGATCCTAGCCGACCAAGGTGCCGAGGTCGGCGGGTTCGGTGACGACTTCCAGACCGTTCCGATGCACGTTGACGAACCAGTACTACAGCGTCAAGCGGCGGTGTTGGCCATCGACGATGACGTCGGGAACTCGACAAACGGTTGGAAGGCGATCAAGCACCTCCACGACAGCGGTGATACTGTTGAACGGATCGTCGTGTTTACCGATATGCAGATCTGGGACAGCACGCCGTTCACAGCGCGCGATACCCAAACAATCAAGGACGCATTCGATGCGTATCGAGACGAGGTGGCTGCGGATACCGCGCTGTATCTCGTCGATCTCGCGGCCTATGGCGACCTCGTGACGCCAGAAGGCTACGAGAACGTCTACAACATCTCGGGGTGGTCTGAGAACGTCCTCTCGTTCATCGAACACGCCGAGAATCCGACACAGGTCATCGATGAGATCGAGACGTTCGAGCCCTCGTAA